In Candidatus Kaelpia aquatica, the following are encoded in one genomic region:
- the glgA gene encoding glycogen synthase GlgA, translated as MPKRSKVLFVSTEVTPYAKTGGLADIAGSLPPVLKEMGLDIRVIMPKYKGIDIKADQTMLSNSVPLYFIENDNYYKREYIYSTPEGDYPDNMERFAYFCKETLGRIKREGFKPDIIHANDWETALIPVYLKTIYAEDEFFKDTKTVFTIHNLAYQGIFKASQWSETGLSPELFNPAKGLKHYEKINLMKGALIFADHITTVSPRYAEEIQGDEYGFGLQDVLSSRKENISGIINGIDYLCWDPSSDPQIPQNFDINSLNKKSINKQHLQTEMGLEIGRDIPLIAAIGRLTDQKGWDLIVESIDEICEEDLQLIVLGEGEKKYQDVMMEISKKYPLKISINIKFDSTLAKKIYAAADIFLMPSKFEPCGLGQLISYRYATLPLARKTGGLADTITDYTEDKAHGTGFLFEDYRSKDFLDALERALDVYKDRRAWRNIQKRAVKADYSWKHSAKDYENIYRDTIKSLKRDA; from the coding sequence ATGCCTAAGAGATCAAAAGTGTTATTTGTTTCAACAGAGGTCACGCCTTACGCCAAGACAGGCGGATTAGCAGATATAGCAGGATCGCTTCCGCCTGTCCTTAAAGAGATGGGTTTAGATATTAGGGTAATCATGCCTAAATATAAAGGAATAGACATAAAAGCAGATCAAACCATGTTGAGCAATTCTGTTCCGCTCTATTTTATAGAAAATGACAATTACTACAAAAGAGAGTATATCTACTCTACGCCCGAAGGTGACTACCCCGACAACATGGAGCGATTTGCTTATTTCTGTAAAGAGACGCTTGGCAGGATTAAAAGAGAGGGTTTTAAACCGGATATCATCCATGCCAACGATTGGGAGACAGCCCTTATACCAGTATATCTTAAGACAATCTATGCAGAGGATGAATTTTTTAAAGATACAAAGACAGTATTTACAATCCACAATCTTGCCTATCAGGGTATATTTAAAGCTTCCCAGTGGAGTGAGACGGGATTGAGTCCTGAGTTATTTAATCCTGCTAAAGGACTTAAGCACTATGAAAAGATAAACCTTATGAAGGGAGCCCTTATATTTGCGGACCATATTACAACAGTAAGCCCTAGATATGCAGAGGAGATACAGGGCGATGAATATGGATTTGGACTTCAAGATGTATTAAGCTCGCGCAAGGAAAATATCAGCGGTATAATAAACGGTATCGACTATTTGTGTTGGGATCCAAGTAGCGACCCTCAAATACCCCAAAATTTCGACATCAACTCCCTAAATAAGAAATCTATCAACAAGCAACATCTTCAAACAGAGATGGGCCTGGAGATAGGCCGAGATATCCCGCTAATAGCTGCAATAGGCAGGCTGACAGACCAGAAAGGCTGGGATTTAATAGTTGAATCGATAGATGAGATATGCGAAGAAGATCTTCAGCTAATAGTATTAGGTGAAGGAGAGAAAAAGTATCAAGACGTAATGATGGAGATATCTAAAAAATACCCTCTTAAAATTTCAATAAACATAAAATTTGACTCTACTTTGGCAAAAAAAATATATGCAGCAGCCGATATATTTCTCATGCCTTCTAAGTTTGAGCCCTGCGGCTTAGGCCAGCTTATAAGCTATAGATATGCAACTCTACCTCTAGCTAGAAAGACCGGGGGGCTAGCTGATACTATAACCGATTACACTGAAGATAAAGCCCATGGAACAGGTTTTCTCTTTGAAGACTATAGAAGTAAAGATTTTCTTGATGCTCTAGAGAGAGCGCTGGACGTCTATAAAGACCGTAGAGCATGGAGAAACATCCAGAAAAGAGCAGTAAAAGCTGACTACTCTTGGAAGCATTCAGCTAAAGATTATGAAAATATTTACAGAGATACAATAAAAAGCTTGAAAAGAGATGCCTAA
- the coaE gene encoding dephospho-CoA kinase (Dephospho-CoA kinase (CoaE) performs the final step in coenzyme A biosynthesis.) produces MPKSSKIIIAITGEIGAGKTTYAEEFEKHGAHPVYTDAIAHEILKFDEVKSLIEKKFGRNLLQDNGINPKMLADRAFKDRVSWQRLIDITHPYILKKTKEIIAESRSDYCVIDAPLLFESKLDKDSDFIILIKADTRLRKRRLEGRMNWEEAKKRASYLIPIKEKERLADIVIDNNSKEKRKVKENVEKIFRRIKSRRS; encoded by the coding sequence ATGCCTAAATCAAGTAAAATAATAATAGCAATAACTGGTGAAATAGGGGCAGGCAAAACTACTTATGCAGAAGAATTTGAAAAGCATGGTGCCCACCCAGTTTACACGGATGCAATAGCTCATGAGATTCTAAAGTTTGATGAAGTCAAATCCCTAATTGAAAAAAAATTTGGAAGAAATCTGCTTCAAGATAATGGAATCAATCCTAAGATGCTGGCAGATAGAGCATTTAAAGACAGGGTCAGCTGGCAAAGGCTCATTGATATAACGCATCCTTATATATTGAAAAAAACTAAAGAAATAATAGCTGAAAGTAGATCCGACTATTGTGTAATCGATGCACCGTTGCTCTTTGAATCTAAACTTGATAAAGATTCTGACTTTATAATACTTATTAAGGCTGATACTAGATTAAGAAAGAGACGGCTTGAAGGCAGAATGAACTGGGAAGAGGCTAAAAAAAGAGCTTCTTACCTTATACCAATAAAAGAGAAAGAACGATTAGCAGATATTGTAATAGATAACAACTCAAAAGAAAAAAGGAAGGTGAAAGAAAATGTCGAAAAAATCTTCAGAAGAATTAAAAGCAGAAGAAGTTAA
- a CDS encoding TIGR00730 family Rossman fold protein: MEDIERGHFTKEDPWRIFRIMSEFVDGFETLSEIKKGVAIFGSARLKPSNRYYKLAEETAYLFTKKGYSIITGAGPGIMEAANKGASKAGGPSIGLNILLPSQQKCNKYVQTPVEFRYFFCRKVMFAKYSKAVLIFPGGYGTLDELFEFLALIQTERIDKLPVILISKEFWGGVIGWIEDKLLKEDMIEKKDLAIFHLVENGEEALKIIKKFYK; the protein is encoded by the coding sequence ATGGAAGATATTGAAAGAGGTCATTTTACAAAAGAAGATCCTTGGCGAATATTCAGAATAATGAGTGAGTTTGTTGACGGATTTGAAACTCTCTCTGAGATTAAGAAAGGAGTTGCAATATTTGGCTCTGCAAGACTAAAGCCAAGTAATAGATATTATAAATTGGCTGAGGAGACTGCCTATCTGTTTACAAAGAAAGGATACTCTATTATAACAGGAGCTGGCCCAGGAATAATGGAAGCAGCTAATAAAGGAGCATCTAAAGCAGGAGGGCCATCCATTGGGCTTAACATTCTCCTTCCCAGTCAGCAGAAATGCAATAAATATGTTCAGACACCTGTTGAGTTCAGATATTTCTTCTGTAGAAAAGTTATGTTTGCAAAATATTCTAAAGCTGTTCTTATCTTTCCAGGAGGCTATGGTACTCTAGATGAACTTTTTGAATTCCTAGCATTAATTCAAACTGAAAGAATAGATAAGCTTCCTGTAATACTCATATCTAAAGAGTTTTGGGGTGGTGTAATAGGCTGGATAGAAGACAAATTACTCAAAGAAGATATGATAGAGAAGAAAGATCTAGCCATCTTTCATCTTGTTGAAAATGGGGAAGAGGCACTTAAGATAATTAAAAAATTTTATAAGTAA
- the rho gene encoding transcription termination factor Rho, with translation MSKKSSEELKAEEVKQPEKVETQKQENESKEAQGIERKPSPKNNKLDIAQLQHMGMPDLFSLAKGLKVNGISGLKKQDLIFKIIKTKAMREGEVSGEGVLEVLPDGFGFLRSPNYSYLPSPDDIYISPSQIRRFGLRTGDTVSGQVRPPKDGEKYFALLKVEGINHQNADDSAYRIPFDNLTPLYPNERFLLETDPSEITTRIIDLISPIGKGQRGLIVAPPYSGKTVILQKIANAISANYPEVISIILLIGERPEEVTDMERSVKGEVIGSTFDEPAERHIQVAEIAMEKAKRLVESGKNVVILLDSMTRLARAYNTIAPHSGKVLTGGIDSGALDRPKKFFGAARNIEDGGSLTILATALVDTGSRMDDVIFEEFKGTGNMELQLDRNLFQKRIYPAIDIRRSATRREDLLLDPDELKRIWVLRRVLHDVNNEEAMKTLMAKMNKAKNNVEFLLGLNIDAVESSESTL, from the coding sequence ATGTCGAAAAAATCTTCAGAAGAATTAAAAGCAGAAGAAGTTAAGCAGCCTGAGAAGGTAGAGACCCAAAAACAAGAGAATGAGAGCAAGGAGGCTCAAGGCATAGAGAGAAAGCCGTCTCCTAAGAACAATAAGCTAGATATAGCACAACTGCAGCATATGGGAATGCCGGATCTCTTCAGCCTAGCAAAAGGTTTAAAGGTAAACGGGATATCGGGTCTTAAAAAACAGGATTTAATATTTAAGATCATAAAGACAAAAGCTATGCGAGAAGGTGAAGTCTCCGGCGAAGGCGTACTTGAGGTATTGCCGGATGGATTCGGCTTCTTAAGGTCTCCTAATTACAGTTATCTTCCTTCACCTGATGATATTTACATCTCTCCTTCTCAGATAAGAAGGTTTGGTCTTAGAACCGGTGATACCGTATCCGGTCAGGTTCGCCCGCCTAAAGACGGAGAAAAATACTTTGCCCTCCTTAAAGTAGAGGGGATAAATCATCAGAATGCCGATGATAGTGCTTATAGAATACCATTTGATAATCTTACTCCTTTGTATCCAAACGAACGATTCCTGCTTGAGACCGATCCCAGCGAGATAACAACGCGGATTATCGACTTAATTTCCCCTATAGGAAAAGGTCAGCGTGGACTAATAGTGGCACCGCCTTATAGCGGAAAGACAGTAATATTGCAGAAAATAGCCAATGCAATAAGTGCAAACTATCCCGAGGTGATTTCCATTATATTACTAATAGGGGAGAGACCTGAAGAGGTTACCGATATGGAGCGTTCTGTAAAAGGTGAGGTAATAGGGTCAACTTTCGATGAGCCAGCAGAGCGCCATATTCAGGTTGCAGAAATTGCAATGGAGAAAGCCAAAAGGCTTGTAGAGTCCGGGAAAAACGTTGTGATATTACTTGACAGTATGACCCGTTTAGCCCGTGCGTACAATACAATAGCACCTCACAGCGGAAAGGTTCTAACAGGTGGCATTGATTCCGGAGCCCTAGATAGACCTAAGAAGTTCTTTGGTGCAGCGAGAAATATTGAAGACGGAGGTTCTTTGACAATACTTGCAACTGCGCTTGTTGATACAGGTAGTAGGATGGATGATGTTATCTTTGAAGAGTTTAAAGGAACTGGAAATATGGAGCTTCAACTCGACAGAAATCTATTCCAAAAGAGAATCTATCCTGCAATAGACATTAGAAGGTCCGCCACAAGACGTGAAGACCTGCTTCTTGATCCTGATGAATTAAAAAGAATCTGGGTCTTAAGGCGGGTGCTGCATGATGTAAATAATGAAGAGGCAATGAAAACATTAATGGCTAAAATGAATAAGGCTAAGAATAATGTTGAATTCCTCTTAGGGTTGAATATCGATGCCGTAGAATCATCTGAATCTACTCTATAA